A single region of the Novosphingobium sp. SL115 genome encodes:
- a CDS encoding MFS transporter translates to MTNEPRRTLAPGAWYALILVALTNAMSLLDRQILAILAPAIKKDLAIGDAEMGLLYGTVFALFYALFSLPVGRLADGWVRTRLLGISLLFWSAATGLAGLASSFSMLALSRLGVGIGEAATQPAGTSLVYDFWPKHRRGFVMSVMASAIALGLGGSLVLGGVAAHEWDAAYAIGTAPFGLKGWQFAFLVAAAPGFVLAAFLWTLKEPKRGQMDGIDTPVDPHPFRASLALLGSVTPGFHWLGMKGRGASAGMVRGNLIALALIVAGAFALTQVSNAVSPKPAMMLGALSINPHALQWSVIGLGVFVIVNLMQGMKLGDGQAFRVITRSPTLMMCIAVGTLQSSLNYGMMAFNPSFLIRTYGLSMQETALQFGLLSAGMGIVGPLVWGPLSDWLNQRFPGGGRAWVALFAMGVSPFLSFWVYYAGDPGSFYGRFLIYSFILTGWMPPLYAILYDQVLPRMRGLTASLYLLVMTILGMGIGPYVVGLLSDATGSLRTAMLSINVVAIPIAVLMVLIARRAERDEAALLTRAEG, encoded by the coding sequence ATGACCAACGAACCGCGCCGCACGCTCGCCCCCGGCGCTTGGTATGCGCTGATCCTTGTCGCGCTGACCAACGCGATGAGCTTGCTTGACCGGCAGATTCTGGCCATCCTTGCGCCTGCGATCAAAAAGGATCTTGCCATCGGTGATGCCGAGATGGGGCTGCTCTATGGCACCGTCTTCGCGTTGTTCTATGCGCTGTTTTCCTTGCCGGTGGGGCGTCTGGCCGATGGCTGGGTGCGCACGCGGTTGCTGGGTATCAGCTTGCTGTTCTGGTCAGCCGCTACGGGCCTTGCCGGGCTCGCATCCAGCTTTTCGATGCTGGCGCTGTCGCGCCTTGGCGTGGGCATTGGTGAAGCGGCGACCCAGCCTGCGGGCACATCGCTGGTCTATGACTTCTGGCCCAAGCACCGGCGCGGCTTTGTCATGTCAGTCATGGCATCGGCCATTGCGCTGGGGCTGGGCGGTTCGCTGGTGCTGGGCGGGGTGGCCGCGCATGAATGGGACGCTGCCTATGCCATCGGCACTGCGCCGTTCGGCCTGAAGGGCTGGCAGTTTGCCTTCCTTGTCGCCGCCGCGCCGGGGTTCGTGCTGGCAGCTTTCCTGTGGACGTTGAAGGAACCCAAGCGCGGGCAGATGGACGGCATCGATACGCCTGTCGATCCGCACCCGTTCCGCGCCAGTCTGGCCCTGCTGGGATCGGTCACGCCAGGTTTCCACTGGCTGGGCATGAAGGGGCGTGGCGCCAGTGCGGGCATGGTGCGTGGCAACCTGATTGCGCTGGCTCTAATCGTGGCGGGCGCCTTCGCGCTGACACAGGTAAGCAATGCGGTCAGCCCCAAACCGGCGATGATGCTGGGTGCGCTGTCGATCAACCCGCACGCGCTGCAATGGTCAGTCATCGGCCTTGGCGTGTTCGTGATCGTCAATCTGATGCAGGGGATGAAGCTGGGCGATGGGCAGGCATTCCGCGTCATCACCCGGTCGCCGACGCTGATGATGTGCATCGCGGTGGGCACGCTGCAATCCTCGCTCAACTATGGGATGATGGCGTTCAATCCCAGCTTCCTGATCCGCACGTATGGCTTGTCGATGCAGGAAACCGCTTTGCAGTTCGGCCTGCTTTCGGCTGGGATGGGCATTGTCGGGCCGCTGGTATGGGGACCGCTTTCGGACTGGCTGAACCAGCGTTTTCCCGGAGGCGGGCGGGCATGGGTGGCGCTGTTTGCCATGGGCGTTTCGCCTTTCCTTTCGTTCTGGGTCTATTACGCGGGCGATCCGGGCAGCTTCTATGGCCGCTTCCTGATCTACAGCTTCATCCTGACGGGATGGATGCCGCCGCTTTATGCCATCCTTTACGATCAGGTCCTGCCAAGGATGCGCGGGTTGACCGCCAGTCTCTATCTGCTGGTGATGACCATTCTGGGCATGGGCATCGGGCCATATGTGGTGGGCCTTCTGTCCGACGCCACAGGATCGCTGCGCACGGCCATGCTGTCCATCAACGTGGTGGCTATCCCCATTGCAGTGCTGATGGTGCTGATTGCCCGCCGGGCCGAACGCGATGAAGCGGCGCTGTTGACACGGGCTGAAGGATAA
- a CDS encoding DUF3237 domain-containing protein encodes MIQPRIQPGLEFVYEATGELEPPVAIGETFDGTRRIIPIVGGGRVEGPLIQGRLIGNAADWQVTRPDGVTVADAIYALETDDGVVIQIRNRGLRHGPPDVMQRLASGQEVDPAEYYFRTVPEFIAPVGKYDWMNRSIFVCSGARYPLGIKLWVWRVT; translated from the coding sequence ATGATCCAGCCCCGCATCCAACCGGGCCTTGAATTCGTCTATGAAGCCACCGGCGAACTGGAACCGCCGGTGGCAATTGGCGAGACATTCGACGGCACCCGGCGGATCATTCCCATCGTCGGCGGCGGGCGCGTTGAAGGGCCGCTGATACAGGGCAGGCTGATCGGCAATGCTGCCGACTGGCAGGTGACCCGGCCCGATGGCGTGACCGTGGCCGACGCAATCTATGCGCTGGAGACCGACGACGGGGTGGTGATCCAGATCCGCAACCGGGGGTTGCGCCATGGCCCGCCAGACGTGATGCAGCGGCTGGCCAGTGGGCAGGAGGTCGATCCGGCGGAATACTATTTCCGCACGGTGCCCGAATTCATCGCCCCGGTGGGCAAGTATGACTGGATGAACCGGTCGATCTTTGTCTGCTCGGGCGCGCGCTATCCGCTGGGGATCAAGCTGTGGGTGTGGCGGGTAACCTGA
- a CDS encoding carotenoid oxygenase family protein has translation MAQFPDTPSFTGFNTPSRIEADIADLAHEGTIPHELNGAFYRVQPDPQFPPRLGDDIAFNGDGMITRFHIHDGQVDFRQRWAKTDKWKLENAAGKGLFGAYRNPLTDDEAVKGEYRSTANTNAFIFGGKLWAMKEDSPALVMDPATMETFGFEKFGGKMTGQTFTAHPKVDPKTGNMVAIGYAASGLCTDDVTYMEISPEGELIREVWFKVPYYCMMHDFGITEDYLVLHIVPSIGSWERLEQGKPHFGFNTTMPVHLGIIPRRDNVTNSDIRWFKRDNCFASHVLNAWQEGTKVHFVTCEAKNNMFPFFPDVHGAPFNGMEAMSYPTDWVVDMASNGEDFAEIVKLSDTASEFPRIDDRFAGTKSRYGWFLEMDMRRPVELRGGSAGGLLMNCLFLKDFETGKEQHWWCGPVSSLQEPCFVPRSADAPEGDGWIVQVCNRLEDHRSDLLIFDALDIEKGPVATVNIPIRLRFGLHGNWANADQIGLAAMEAA, from the coding sequence ATGGCCCAATTTCCTGACACACCCAGCTTCACGGGATTCAACACACCATCGCGGATCGAGGCAGACATTGCCGATCTGGCCCACGAAGGCACGATTCCGCATGAGTTAAACGGCGCATTCTATCGCGTCCAGCCCGACCCGCAGTTTCCCCCTCGGCTGGGCGATGACATTGCCTTCAATGGCGATGGCATGATTACCCGGTTCCACATCCACGATGGGCAAGTGGACTTCCGCCAGCGCTGGGCCAAGACCGACAAGTGGAAGCTGGAAAACGCAGCGGGCAAAGGGCTGTTCGGTGCCTATCGCAACCCGTTGACCGACGATGAAGCGGTGAAGGGCGAATACCGCTCAACCGCCAATACCAACGCCTTCATCTTTGGCGGCAAGCTGTGGGCGATGAAGGAAGACAGCCCCGCGCTGGTCATGGACCCGGCGACGATGGAAACCTTCGGGTTCGAAAAGTTCGGCGGCAAGATGACCGGCCAGACCTTTACCGCGCATCCCAAAGTCGATCCCAAAACCGGCAACATGGTGGCCATCGGCTATGCCGCCAGCGGCCTTTGCACCGACGATGTAACCTACATGGAAATCAGCCCCGAAGGCGAGCTAATCCGCGAAGTGTGGTTCAAGGTGCCCTATTACTGCATGATGCACGACTTCGGCATTACCGAGGATTACCTGGTTCTGCATATCGTGCCGTCTATCGGTAGCTGGGAACGGCTGGAACAGGGCAAGCCGCACTTCGGCTTTAACACCACCATGCCGGTGCATCTTGGCATTATCCCCCGCCGCGACAACGTGACCAATTCCGACATCCGCTGGTTCAAGCGCGACAACTGCTTTGCCAGCCACGTTCTCAACGCATGGCAGGAAGGCACCAAGGTCCACTTCGTCACTTGCGAGGCGAAGAACAACATGTTCCCCTTCTTCCCCGACGTTCACGGCGCGCCGTTCAACGGGATGGAAGCGATGAGCTATCCCACCGATTGGGTGGTCGACATGGCCAGCAATGGCGAAGACTTTGCCGAGATCGTGAAACTGTCCGACACGGCGTCGGAGTTCCCCCGCATCGATGACAGGTTCGCTGGCACCAAAAGCCGCTATGGCTGGTTCCTTGAAATGGACATGCGCCGTCCGGTGGAACTGCGCGGCGGAAGCGCAGGCGGTTTGCTGATGAACTGCCTGTTCCTGAAAGACTTTGAAACCGGCAAGGAACAGCATTGGTGGTGCGGTCCCGTATCCAGCTTGCAGGAACCCTGCTTCGTCCCACGCAGCGCCGACGCCCCCGAAGGTGATGGCTGGATCGTACAGGTGTGCAACCGTCTGGAAGACCACCGTAGCGACCTGTTGATCTTCGATGCGCTGGATATCGAAAAAGGCCCGGTCGCCACGGTCAACATCCCCATCCGCCTGCGCTTTGGCCTGCACGGCAACTGGGCCAACGCAGACCAGATCGGGCTGGCCGCGATGGAGGCGGCATGA
- a CDS encoding MarR family winged helix-turn-helix transcriptional regulator gives MIKDKFADAIAPVGHTDEADIGAINDILGFHIRLAHGACLRHFTETFTDLDLTQKQVSVLWLVDDHPGIAQTDLAQRLRMDRATTMAIINRLQAKHFLRRDRSEKDGRKQALHLEPDGIAMLARAKKAIGEHEAWVKSRFSDKEVRQLTELLSRIHD, from the coding sequence TTGATTAAGGACAAATTCGCCGATGCCATCGCACCTGTCGGTCACACCGACGAGGCGGACATCGGCGCGATCAACGATATTCTGGGCTTCCACATCCGCTTGGCGCACGGGGCCTGCCTGCGACATTTCACCGAGACGTTCACCGATCTGGACCTGACGCAGAAGCAGGTATCGGTGCTGTGGCTGGTCGACGATCACCCTGGCATTGCGCAGACCGATCTTGCCCAGCGGCTGCGGATGGACCGCGCCACCACCATGGCCATCATCAACCGGTTGCAGGCCAAGCATTTTCTGCGGCGGGATCGTTCGGAAAAGGACGGGCGCAAACAGGCGCTGCATCTGGAACCCGACGGTATCGCCATGCTGGCCCGCGCCAAAAAGGCGATTGGCGAGCATGAGGCGTGGGTCAAAAGCCGCTTTTCCGACAAGGAAGTGCGGCAATTGACTGAACTGCTTTCCAGAATCCACGATTGA
- a CDS encoding MFS transporter, protein MTQTPREVIEQTPMGLRQWIAVILMIALNALDGFDVLSSAFAAPGIAKEWGIERDALGVVLSMELVGMGFGSILLGGAADRFGRRPTILVCLLVMTSGMWLATTSGSPSGLALWRFITGLGIGGMLAAINAVTAELSSLKGRSLAMALMVIGYPIGATVGGTVAGVLLKDGDWRVVFEFGAIATAVFIPLVFLFVPETPDYYVTRRAPDALERINASLRKLAMPLASILPPVPDHVEKPGVFDIFKPGLLRTTILFTLGYSFHAVTFYYILKWSPKIVADFGYTQPQAASVLVWANIGGAIGGGLFGYAMHRFGLKWPTIVMLLGGSIAVMAFGFGRETLDGWKVAVFCTGFTTNAAIVGFYALFAKGFPTHVRATGTGFAIGAGRIGAAGSPILAGVLFTQAGLGLLGVSIVMALGSLFAAAMLLMLRKEM, encoded by the coding sequence ATGACACAGACCCCGCGCGAGGTGATCGAGCAGACGCCGATGGGCCTCCGCCAATGGATCGCCGTAATCCTGATGATCGCGCTGAACGCGCTCGACGGCTTCGATGTGCTGTCCAGCGCCTTTGCTGCGCCCGGCATTGCCAAGGAGTGGGGCATCGAACGTGATGCGCTGGGCGTGGTGCTTTCGATGGAACTGGTGGGGATGGGCTTCGGTTCGATCCTGCTGGGCGGCGCTGCCGACCGGTTTGGACGCCGTCCCACCATCCTCGTCTGCCTGCTGGTGATGACCAGCGGCATGTGGCTGGCCACGACATCGGGCAGCCCTTCGGGGCTTGCGCTGTGGCGTTTCATCACCGGGCTGGGCATTGGCGGTATGCTGGCTGCGATCAACGCGGTGACGGCGGAACTCTCCAGCCTGAAAGGCCGGTCGCTGGCAATGGCGCTGATGGTCATCGGTTATCCCATCGGGGCGACCGTGGGCGGAACCGTGGCGGGCGTGTTGCTCAAGGATGGCGACTGGCGCGTGGTGTTCGAATTTGGCGCGATTGCGACCGCCGTGTTCATCCCGCTGGTGTTCCTGTTCGTGCCGGAAACGCCGGATTATTATGTCACGCGCCGCGCGCCTGACGCGCTGGAGCGGATCAACGCTTCGCTGCGCAAACTGGCGATGCCGCTGGCGTCGATCCTGCCGCCGGTGCCCGATCATGTCGAAAAGCCTGGCGTGTTCGACATTTTCAAGCCGGGCCTGCTGCGCACCACGATCCTGTTCACGCTGGGTTATTCGTTCCACGCCGTCACATTCTACTACATCCTCAAATGGTCGCCCAAGATCGTGGCCGACTTCGGCTATACGCAACCGCAGGCGGCCAGCGTGCTGGTGTGGGCGAACATTGGCGGGGCGATTGGGGGCGGGCTGTTTGGTTATGCCATGCATCGTTTCGGGCTGAAGTGGCCGACCATCGTGATGCTGCTGGGCGGTTCGATCGCAGTCATGGCCTTTGGCTTTGGGCGTGAGACGCTGGACGGGTGGAAGGTGGCGGTGTTCTGCACCGGGTTTACCACCAATGCTGCCATCGTCGGCTTCTATGCCCTGTTCGCCAAAGGCTTCCCGACGCATGTGCGTGCCACTGGCACTGGCTTTGCCATCGGGGCTGGACGTATTGGTGCGGCGGGATCGCCCATTCTGGCAGGCGTGCTGTTCACGCAGGCTGGGCTTGGCCTGCTGGGCGTGTCCATCGTGATGGCGCTGGGTTCGCTTTTTGCAGCGGCGATGCTGCTGATGCTGCGCAAGGAAATGTAG
- a CDS encoding dipeptidase — protein MTRQLLLPPLVLAPLALILLTGAAPAQYPDGVADAALRAAPVWDGHNDVPEQLRERRKDVLEGFDFHDTRGTDDAAKGMPPMMTDLTRMKAGKVGAQFWSVYVSATLPEPQAVQATLEQIDVTRRLIAAYPADMQFCTDSKCVEASWKAGRVASLIGMEGGHSIGGSLAVLRQMHGLGARYMTLTHFKNNAWADSATDAPAHDGLTPFGEKVVREMQRLGMLVDLAHVSEATMRDVLALKGPPVIVSHSNARAINGHTRNISDETLKAIGAQGEIVMVNFYPVYVVEAARQWSANRDAEDARLKALHRGEPEVAKVALAAWIKANPMPRGSVKDVADHLSHIAKLIGADHVGLGGDLDGVESTVVGLDDVSMYPALFTELARRGWSQADLEKLSSRNMMRVMKAAESYAAAHKNDPALENETGF, from the coding sequence ATGACCAGACAGCTTTTGCTCCCCCCGCTTGTTCTCGCCCCGCTTGCCCTCATCCTGCTGACGGGCGCTGCGCCCGCGCAATATCCGGACGGTGTGGCCGATGCCGCGCTGCGGGCGGCCCCTGTGTGGGATGGGCACAATGACGTGCCCGAACAATTGCGCGAACGGCGCAAGGACGTGCTGGAAGGCTTCGATTTCCATGACACGCGCGGAACCGACGATGCGGCCAAGGGCATGCCGCCGATGATGACTGACCTGACCCGGATGAAGGCGGGCAAAGTGGGCGCGCAATTCTGGTCAGTCTATGTTTCGGCAACCTTGCCCGAACCGCAGGCCGTGCAGGCAACGCTGGAACAGATCGATGTGACCCGCCGCCTGATTGCCGCCTATCCCGCGGACATGCAGTTCTGCACCGATAGCAAATGTGTTGAGGCGTCGTGGAAGGCGGGCCGGGTGGCGTCGCTGATCGGCATGGAGGGCGGACATTCCATCGGCGGATCGCTGGCCGTGCTGCGCCAGATGCATGGGCTTGGCGCGCGCTACATGACGCTGACCCACTTCAAGAACAACGCCTGGGCCGACAGCGCGACCGATGCGCCCGCGCATGACGGTTTGACCCCGTTTGGCGAAAAAGTGGTGCGCGAAATGCAGCGGCTGGGCATGCTGGTGGATCTTGCCCACGTCAGCGAGGCGACGATGCGCGATGTGCTGGCGCTGAAAGGCCCGCCGGTGATTGTCAGCCATTCCAACGCCCGCGCGATCAACGGCCACACCCGCAACATTTCGGACGAAACGCTGAAGGCCATCGGTGCGCAGGGCGAGATCGTGATGGTGAACTTCTATCCGGTTTATGTGGTTGAAGCCGCGCGCCAGTGGAGCGCGAATCGCGACGCTGAAGATGCCCGCCTGAAAGCATTGCACCGGGGAGAACCAGAGGTGGCCAAGGTGGCGCTGGCAGCGTGGATCAAAGCCAACCCCATGCCGCGTGGCAGCGTCAAGGATGTGGCCGACCACCTGAGCCACATCGCCAAGCTGATCGGCGCGGATCATGTCGGGTTGGGCGGCGATCTGGACGGAGTGGAAAGCACCGTGGTCGGGCTGGATGATGTTTCGATGTATCCTGCATTGTTCACCGAACTCGCCCGTCGCGGCTGGTCACAGGCCGATCTGGAAAAACTGTCCAGCCGCAACATGATGCGGGTGATGAAAGCGGCGGAAAGCTATGCAGCGGCGCACAAAAATGATCCTGCGCTGGAGAATGAAACGGGGTTCTGA
- a CDS encoding DUF2322 family protein, translated as MLATIQPSATFKDNLQQLPTVEGVQRIDLVDADGAIVTSIENQPGKQGSLALYQYLQQSFGVLDAKAAEHGLAVFAEHTADARNRPGAHPNVDRLLDIAGGAAALRIEIIAAT; from the coding sequence ATGCTGGCGACCATTCAACCAAGTGCGACGTTCAAAGACAATCTTCAACAATTGCCGACTGTTGAAGGTGTGCAGCGCATCGATCTTGTCGATGCCGATGGCGCGATTGTTACCAGCATTGAAAACCAGCCCGGCAAACAAGGTTCGCTGGCCTTGTATCAATATTTGCAGCAGAGCTTTGGCGTGCTGGATGCGAAAGCGGCAGAACACGGTCTGGCCGTGTTTGCCGAACATACCGCCGATGCCCGCAACCGTCCGGGCGCCCACCCGAATGTTGATCGCTTGCTTGATATCGCGGGCGGCGCAGCGGCGCTGCGTATCGAGATTATCGCAGCGACATGA
- a CDS encoding VOC family protein has product MFTHTFLGTNDVEKSRAFYTPVMAALGHETAVPLPHGTAFPSAAGSLIVATPANGEAHSVSNGYTLGFKAADSSVVDAWHAAGVANGGSCEGAPGVRPNSPGQQYGAYLRDPDGNKICAFAPNPAA; this is encoded by the coding sequence ATGTTCACCCACACGTTCCTTGGCACCAATGATGTTGAAAAATCGCGCGCGTTCTATACGCCGGTGATGGCGGCGCTGGGGCATGAAACGGCAGTGCCGCTGCCGCATGGGACGGCATTTCCTTCGGCAGCCGGGTCGCTGATCGTCGCGACGCCTGCCAATGGCGAGGCGCATAGCGTTTCGAACGGTTATACGCTGGGCTTCAAGGCTGCGGATTCGTCTGTGGTGGATGCGTGGCATGCGGCGGGCGTGGCCAATGGCGGTAGCTGTGAAGGTGCGCCGGGCGTGCGCCCGAATTCGCCGGGGCAGCAGTATGGCGCCTATCTGCGCGATCCTGATGGCAACAAAATTTGTGCGTTTGCGCCCAATCCGGCTGCGTAA
- a CDS encoding helix-turn-helix domain-containing protein, whose amino-acid sequence MARRRLFAGEQLKTLRTTRKLRQGEMASLLGISASYLSQIENDERPLTPALTDRLQAAFPVEWQDFAADRVEPVLTALREAASDPLLGETLPGEQVERVAEQYPAFAQAFARLWDQHRRSVQRLEIIDEALGSDSISGGRLPWEEVRDWFHHANNYVDSIDRAAERLAVRLSGTGMSPTLAQMAGWLEMNGIAVEYASGGAMRRFDPDARRLTLDPNQPIESGRFQMAYQLAAVALRDEIAAIVADATLQSAAARQLLTVGLGNYAAGALIMPYEWFRARARELRHDIDQLRQAFGASFEQACHRLSTLQRPQARGIPMFFCRVDMAGNITKRHSATRLQFARFGGACPLWVVHEAVAIPDRIHVQAAQMPDGVRYVSIAKGLVKPSGSFYRPPRRYAVALGCEAALADEFIYADGLNLARPETVTRIGISCRICPRDTCDQRAFPPSDRAIVVNPHTRDLVPYGITDM is encoded by the coding sequence ATGGCCAGACGCCGCCTCTTCGCCGGAGAACAACTCAAGACCTTGCGCACCACGCGCAAGCTGCGTCAGGGAGAAATGGCGTCCTTGCTGGGCATCAGCGCGTCCTATCTGTCGCAGATCGAGAATGACGAACGCCCGCTGACCCCGGCGCTGACCGACAGATTGCAGGCCGCCTTCCCAGTAGAATGGCAGGACTTTGCTGCTGACCGCGTGGAACCGGTGCTGACCGCTCTGCGCGAAGCCGCCTCAGACCCGCTGCTGGGCGAAACCCTGCCCGGCGAACAGGTAGAGCGCGTGGCCGAACAATACCCCGCCTTTGCACAGGCCTTCGCCCGGCTGTGGGATCAGCACCGCCGCTCGGTCCAGCGGCTGGAAATCATCGACGAAGCGCTGGGATCGGACAGCATTTCGGGCGGTCGCCTGCCGTGGGAAGAAGTGCGCGACTGGTTCCACCACGCCAACAACTATGTCGACAGCATCGACCGCGCCGCTGAACGCCTCGCCGTGCGCCTGTCAGGCACCGGCATGTCACCCACCCTGGCACAGATGGCCGGCTGGCTGGAAATGAACGGCATTGCCGTTGAATATGCCAGCGGCGGGGCCATGCGGCGCTTTGATCCCGACGCCCGCCGCCTCACGCTCGATCCCAACCAGCCTATCGAATCTGGCCGGTTCCAGATGGCCTATCAACTTGCCGCCGTGGCCCTACGTGATGAAATTGCCGCCATCGTTGCCGACGCCACCCTGCAATCCGCCGCCGCGCGCCAGTTGCTGACCGTCGGCCTTGGCAATTATGCCGCAGGCGCGCTTATAATGCCGTATGAATGGTTCCGCGCCCGCGCGCGCGAACTGCGCCACGATATCGACCAGTTGCGTCAGGCCTTCGGCGCCAGTTTCGAACAGGCCTGCCACCGCCTGTCCACGCTGCAACGCCCGCAGGCCCGCGGCATTCCCATGTTCTTCTGCCGCGTCGACATGGCCGGCAACATCACCAAACGCCATTCGGCCACACGCCTGCAATTTGCCCGCTTCGGCGGAGCCTGCCCGCTATGGGTCGTCCACGAAGCCGTCGCCATCCCTGACCGCATCCATGTGCAGGCCGCCCAAATGCCCGATGGCGTTCGCTATGTCTCCATCGCCAAAGGCCTGGTCAAACCATCGGGCAGTTTTTACCGCCCGCCGCGCCGTTATGCCGTGGCGCTGGGCTGCGAAGCGGCATTGGCCGATGAATTCATCTATGCCGACGGGCTGAACCTCGCCCGGCCCGAAACCGTCACCCGTATCGGCATTTCGTGCCGCATTTGCCCGCGCGACACATGCGATCAGCGCGCCTTTCCGCCCAGCGACCGCGCCATCGTGGTCAATCCCCACACGCGCGATCTGGTGCCTTATGGCATTACCGATATGTGA
- a CDS encoding acetyl-CoA C-acyltransferase family protein, with protein sequence MTDIFIVSGARTAIGSFGGSLASLRPAETGAIVIKEAIARAGISADKVQNVVIGTVVPTQPKDAYVSRVAAVNAGVPIEAPAMNVNRLCGSGLQAIVSAAQGIALGEQDIAIGGGAESMSNAPHMILTARNGQKMGDQVLMDAMLGALHDPFEGFHMGVTAENVAEQCGISREEQDAVAVESHKRAAAAVAAGYFKEQIVPVEIKTRKGTVVFDTDEHFRADASVEAMATLKPVFKKDGTVTAGNASGINDGAAAVVLASGKAVEEHGLKPMAKIIGWGHAGVEPRVMGLGPVKAVPVALQRAGLTLDQIDVIEANEAFAAQACGVAKELGFDPAKTNPNGSGISLGHPIGATGAILTIKAMYELHRTGGRYGLITMCIGGGQGIAMVIERV encoded by the coding sequence ATGACAGACATTTTCATCGTTTCGGGCGCGCGCACGGCCATCGGTTCGTTTGGTGGCAGCCTTGCTTCGCTGCGCCCGGCGGAAACCGGCGCGATTGTCATCAAGGAAGCGATTGCCCGCGCCGGGATTAGCGCGGACAAGGTGCAGAACGTGGTGATCGGGACGGTGGTGCCGACCCAGCCCAAGGACGCCTATGTCAGCCGCGTGGCGGCGGTGAACGCGGGCGTGCCGATTGAAGCGCCGGCGATGAACGTCAACCGCCTGTGCGGTTCGGGCCTTCAGGCGATTGTCTCTGCCGCGCAGGGCATTGCGCTGGGCGAACAGGACATCGCCATTGGTGGCGGCGCGGAAAGCATGTCGAATGCGCCGCACATGATCCTCACCGCGCGCAACGGCCAGAAGATGGGCGATCAGGTGCTGATGGACGCCATGCTGGGTGCGCTGCACGATCCGTTCGAAGGCTTCCACATGGGCGTCACCGCGGAAAACGTGGCCGAACAGTGCGGCATCAGCCGTGAAGAGCAGGACGCGGTTGCGGTGGAAAGCCACAAGCGCGCGGCGGCGGCTGTGGCAGCCGGATACTTCAAGGAACAGATCGTTCCGGTGGAGATCAAGACGCGCAAGGGCACGGTCGTGTTCGACACCGACGAACATTTCCGCGCCGATGCCAGCGTGGAAGCAATGGCCACGCTGAAGCCGGTATTCAAGAAGGATGGCACCGTCACCGCAGGCAACGCCAGCGGTATCAACGATGGCGCAGCTGCGGTCGTTCTGGCCAGCGGCAAGGCCGTGGAAGAGCACGGGCTGAAGCCGATGGCGAAGATCATCGGCTGGGGTCATGCGGGCGTTGAGCCGCGCGTGATGGGCCTTGGCCCGGTAAAGGCGGTGCCGGTAGCGCTGCAGCGCGCAGGGCTGACGCTGGACCAGATCGACGTGATCGAGGCGAACGAAGCCTTTGCCGCGCAGGCCTGTGGCGTGGCCAAGGAACTGGGCTTTGATCCGGCCAAGACCAACCCCAACGGGTCGGGCATTTCGCTGGGCCACCCGATTGGCGCGACCGGCGCGATCCTGACAATCAAGGCGATGTACGAACTGCACCGCACCGGCGGACGCTATGGCCTTATCACCATGTGCATCGGCGGCGGTCAGGGCATCGCCATGGTCATCGAAAGGGTCTGA
- the mce gene encoding methylmalonyl-CoA epimerase, which translates to MKLGRLNHVGVATPDIEASIAFYRDVMGASDITEPFVLESQQVRVCFVNTPGEGGTAGTQIELIQPTSPDSAVGKWLAANPLGGQHHLCYEVPDIHAAKAWFEAQGKRVLGDPRIGAHGTLIFFVHPKDMGGQLTEIMETPKGDHH; encoded by the coding sequence ATGAAGCTGGGCCGTCTGAACCACGTTGGCGTTGCCACGCCGGATATCGAGGCTTCCATTGCGTTCTATCGCGACGTGATGGGCGCTTCAGACATTACCGAACCGTTCGTGCTGGAAAGCCAGCAGGTGCGGGTGTGTTTCGTGAACACACCGGGCGAAGGTGGCACGGCTGGAACGCAGATCGAACTGATCCAGCCGACCAGCCCCGACAGCGCGGTGGGCAAGTGGCTGGCGGCCAACCCCTTGGGCGGGCAGCACCACCTTTGCTACGAAGTGCCGGACATTCATGCGGCCAAGGCGTGGTTTGAAGCCCAGGGCAAGCGCGTGCTGGGCGACCCCCGCATCGGTGCGCATGGGACGCTGATTTTCTTCGTCCACCCCAAGGACATGGGCGGGCAACTGACCGAGATCATGGAGACGCCGAAGGGCGATCACCACTGA